Proteins encoded by one window of Puntigrus tetrazona isolate hp1 chromosome 25, ASM1883169v1, whole genome shotgun sequence:
- the mespbb gene encoding mesoderm posterior bb produces the protein MDASSPFFSYFTQNSWSCPSSDSDFYNISSPEAVSPSSYMDFSPSAQLQSSSSPPPGVAKTPASGSLHQEGSRSRVGTRRTRCKNPSKQRQSASEKEKLRMRDLTKALHHLRTYLPPSVAPAGQTLTKIETLRLTIRYISYLSAQLGLSEESLCQMRNLRASRYQESPPNQGYSTPEYWGLSTSCQELPQGPLEHVLRKTEMDSRQVCVNMETPAYDDSFNSSSESLLECPLYADTATTYQGYNKAVHCPIAPEFWG, from the exons ATGGACGCGTCTTCTCCTTTCTTCAGCTACTTCACACAAAACTCCTGGAGCTGCCCGAGCTCAGACTCTGACTTCTACAACATCTCATCTCCCGAAGCCGTTTCTCCTTCTTCCTACATGGACTTCTCTCCTTCAGCTCAGCTACAAAGCAGCTCATCTCCACCTCCCGGAGTTGCGAAGACGCCCGCGTCGGGTTCTTTACATCAGGAAGGCTCACGTTCCCGTGTAGGAACTAGAAGAACGCGCTGCAAGAACCCGAGCAAGCAAAGACAGAGCGCCAGCGAGAAGGAGAAGCTCAGAATGAGGGACTTGACCAAAGCTCTCCACCACCTCAGGACTTACTTACCTCCCTCCGTGGCTCCTGCCGGTCAAACCTTGACGAAGATCGAGACTCTTCGCCTGACCATCCGCTACATCTCCTATCTGTCTGCTCAGCTAGGCCTCAGCGAGGAGTCTCTCTGCCAGATGAGGAACCTGAGAGCTTCTAGATACCAAGAATCGCCTCCAAATCAGGGCTATTCCACACCAGAGTACTGGGGACTCAGCACTTCATGTCAAGAACTGCCTCAGGGACCTTTAGAGCATGTCTTGAGGAAAACGGAGATGGATTCCCGTCAGGTCTGTGTGAACATGGAAACACCTGCTTATGACGATTCCTTCAACTCCAGCTCTGAATCTCTTCTGGAATGTCCTTTGTATGCAGATACAGCCACAACATACCAG GGCTACAACAAAGCTGTCCATTGCCCGATTGCGCCTGAATTCTGGGGATGA